From Brachionichthys hirsutus isolate HB-005 chromosome 2, CSIRO-AGI_Bhir_v1, whole genome shotgun sequence, one genomic window encodes:
- the sema3ga gene encoding sema domain, immunoglobulin domain (Ig), short basic domain, secreted, (semaphorin) 3Ga gives MLDGCRRHGISEGEAAEFLLNIQRDRRGEQAGTRTLPFPRFRSLWATCVTVTMTAPGARLLLLALCVYRGWGLQQSSPRVRLSFKELMDTRAARPFSFSFNTSDYRILLVDQDQGRLYLGSREYLVALDMQNVNKEPLIIHWPASAKRKGECQMTGKGRQGECANFVRLIEPWNRTHLYTCGTGAYQPICTFINRGWRAEDYLFRLVAGYVDSGKGKCSYDPKQENIAVLIHGNLYAGVHIDFMSTDAALFRTMGGRTAIRTEQYDSRWLNEPVFVQIQQIPDSAERNDDKLYFFFREKSLDSSGVASPGVLARVGRVCLNDEGGQKSLVNRWTTFLKARLICSVIGDDGVETRFDELRDVFLQPTQDERSPTVYALFATAGSVFKGSAVCVYSMADIRNVFNGPFAHKHGHNYQWTEYTGKIPYPRPGTCPGGTFTPGVRSSKNFSDEAVNFIRAHPLMFNPVYPIHRRPLVVRTGVDYRFTSLAVDQVDAVDGRYEVLFLGTDRGTVQKVIVLPKDTSSMEELTLEEVEVFRTRAPVKTMKISSKRQQLYVSSDAGLTQVSLHRCGVYGRACSDCCLARDPYCAWDGESCSAFTPSTKRRSRRQDVKHGDPLRQCRGFNAKVEKRLRETVQFGVEGSSTFLECQPRSPQASVKWLFQREGKRKLLNRAGGVLKTNHGILLKSLNQSDAGLYHCLATENNFKHTVVRVALRILDRDIVLALTAQDDDDEEAKTRQAGSYRPSAVVSTPFPPEIRLINQYCQSYWEQLSPKQQQQRKRTSRRHTESQDQGLG, from the exons ATGCTGGACGGCTGCAGACGACACGGAATCTCTGAAGGGGAAGCTGCAGAATTCCTGCTCAACATTCAGCGGGATCGGCGAGGCGAGCAGGCCGGGACCCGAACGCTCCCTTTTCCGAG ATTTAGATCTCTCTGGGCTACCTGCGTGACTGTTACCATGACAGCACCCGGAGCCCGACTCCTCCTGTTGGCCTTGTGTGTTTACCGAGGCTGGGGCCTGCAGCAGTCTTCTCCGAGGGTTCGCCTGTCCTTCAAAG AACTGATGGACACGAGGGCCGCCAGACCCTTCAGCTTCTCCTTCAACACCAGCGACTACCGCATCCTGCTGGTGGACCAGGACCAGGGCCGTCTGTACCTGGGCAGCCGGGAGTACCTGGTGGCCCTGGACATGCAGAATGTCAACAAGGAGCCCCTCATA atcCACTGGCCGGCGTCTGCCAAGAGAAAGGGAGAATGTCAGATGACAGGAAAGGGGAGACAG GGCGAATGCGCCAACTTTGTGCGGCTGATAGAGCCGTGGAACCGCACCCACCTGTACACCTGTGGGACGGGGGCGTACCAGCCCATCTGCACATTCATCAACCGAGGCTGGAGGGCAGAG GATTACCTGTTCAGGCTGGTCGCTGGGTATGTGGACTCGGGGAAGGGGAAATGTTCCTATGATCCCAAACAGGAGAACATCGCCGTCCTGATCC atggTAATCTATACGCGGGGGTCCATATTGACTTCATGAGCACAGATGCTGCTTTGTTCAGGACCATGGGAGGGAGAACGGCAATCCGAACCGAGCAGTACGACTCCAGGTGGCTGAACG AGCCCGTGTTTGTTCAGATCCAGCAGATCCCCGACAGCGCAGAGAGGAATGACGACAAGCTTTACTTCTTCTTCCGTGAGAAGAGTTTAGACTCCAGCGGCGTGGCGAGTCCCGGCGTTCTAGCCAGGGTGGGCAGAGTGTGTCTG AACGACGAAGGAGGACAGAAGTCTCTGGTGAACCGCTGGACCACGTTCCTGAAGGCTCGCCTCATCTGCTCGGTGATCGGAGACGACGGCGTGGAGACGCGGTTCGATGAACTAC GGGACGTGTTTCTTCAGCCGACGCAAGACGAGCGGAGCCCCACGGTGTACGCGCTCTTCGCCACGGCCGG CTCCGTGTTCAAGGGCTCGGCGGTCTGCGTCTACTCGATGGCTGACATCCGCAACGTCTTCAATGGACCGTTCGCCCACAAGCACGGCCACAATTACCAATGGACAGAGTACACTGGCAAGATTCCGTACCCGCGGCCTGGAACA TGTCCCGGAGGAACCTTCACTCCCGGCGTCCGCTCCTCCAAGAACTTTTCTGACGAGGCTGTAAATTTCATCAGAGCCCATCCCCTCATGTTCAATCCAGTTTATCCGATCCACCgtcgccccctggtggtcagaACCGGCGTGGACTACCGCTTCACCTCCCTGGCGGTGGACCAGGTGGACGCTGTGGACGGGCGCTATGAGGTGCTGTTCCTCGGCACAG ATCGAGGCACTGTCCAAAAGGTAATCGTTTTGCCCAAGGACACGAGCAGCATGGAGGAACTGACGCTAGAGGAAGTGGAGGTTTTCCGG ACTAGAGCTCCCGTCAAAACCATGAAGATCTCCTCTAAAAGA caacagctGTACGTGTCATCGGACGCGGGTCTGACCCAGGTGTCGCTGCACCGCTGCGGCGTTTACGGCAGGGCCTGCTCCGACTGCTGCCTGGCTCGGGACCCCTACTGCGCCTGGGACGGAGAGAGCTGCTCTGCATTCACCCCGTCCACCAAGAG gaggagcaggagacagGATGTCAAACACGGTGACCCGCTGAGGCAATGCAGGGGCTTCAATGCCAAAG tGGAGAAACGTCTGAGAGAAACGGTGCAGTTCGGGGTGGAGGGCAGCAGCACCTTCCTGGAATGCCAGCCTCGCTCTCCCCAGGCCTCCGTTAAGTGGCTCTTCCAGAGGGAAGGGAAAAGGAAACTG CTCAACCGTGCCGGTGGCGTCCTAAAGACCAACCACGGTATCCTCCTGAAGTCTCTCAACCAATCAGACGCAGGGCTCTACCACTGCCTGGCCACTGAAAACAACTTCAAACACACGGTGGTCCGCGTGGCGCTCCGCATCCTGGATCGAGACATCGTTTTAGCGCTCACCGCAcaagacgacgacgacgaggaaGCGAAAACTCGCCAGGCGGGATCCTACAGGCCATCGGCCGTCGTCTCCACGCCTTTCCCACCGGAGATAAGACTGATTAACCAGTACTGTCAGTCCTACTGGGAACAACTCAgtcccaaacagcagcagcagcgcaaaCGCACCAGCCGCAGGCACACAGAGAGCCAGGACCAAGGCCTCGGCTAG
- the tspy gene encoding testis specific protein Y-linked, protein MSELTGCAQSSDSASRKRSSSPDRDEGSAIPSKSSKVSDASKKVGAEAESNFKEISEPDGQSKDGEGDPAAVHADLGPGSSAQPVNRSNPGTGERTQPADAQGSAGVKEDAEETAGTSPSTPRDRSDSAAIAAAEALASLTGRDEEDGRRETPCSSERAKQASRFKRGSHQSSRASSKTQAAAADSSTSARSAGAAGGGGDGDGDDLPEADDGDESASGSSSTPSSSFPSDNEDNDDGECAIVSVKMAPEMRQSVALLAQIQMRLEALEKRSARLHQRLEQKIGRLRRPHLDQRSSIAKSIPGFWVTALLNHPHLSAHIDEVDEDALSYMTDLEIESFKNDKLGYRIRFHFRRNPYFQNNIIMKELHLGMRGSPMSFSNPILWHRGQNLTAQSEPRKSSRGVYHTFFNWFGDHSNPGQDDVAQILRDDLYRDPLRYYITPLWEPRENGSGAREAGDTKRDECVVISDSDDDPGEEAGEAKQGPSKEDEEEGEEEEEDNEEEVGEEEEEEEEEEEEEKGPSAGTDDSEQEEEEEEDEA, encoded by the exons atgagcGAACTGACGGGCTGCGCGCAGTCCTCGGACTCTGCATCGAGGAAACGTTCCTCATCGCCCGACCGCGACGAGGGCAGCGCGATTCCCAGCAAGTCGTCGAAAGTAAGTGACGCATCAAAGAAAGTCGGCGCTGAAGCGGAGAGTAACTTCAAAGAAATATCTGAGCCTGACGGACAGTCAAAGGATGGTGAGGGGGACCCAGCAGCTGTGCACGCGGATCTGGGTCCAGGGTCAAGCGCACAGCCCGTCAACAGGTCGAATCCCGGCACCGGTGAAAGAACGCAGCCCGCGGATGCGCAGGGATCCGCCGGCGTGAAGGAAGATGCTGAGGAGACCGCAGGAACAAGCCCCTCGACCCCACGAGACCGATCCGACTCGGCAGCCATCGCGGCCGCCGAGGCGCTCGCCAGCCTCACGGGACGGGACGAGGAAGACGGGCGGCGGGAGACCCCTTGCTCCTCAGAAAGGGCCAAACAGGCGAGCAGGTTCAAACGCGGGAGCCACCAGTCGTCGAGGGCGAGCTCCAAGACGCAGGCGGCCGCCGCCGACAGCTCCACGTCCGCGCGTAGCGCCGGTGccgccggcggcggcggagacggggacggggacgactTGCCGGAAGCGGACGACGGCGACGAGTCCGCGTCGGGGTCGTCGTCCACGCCGAGCTCCTCCTTCCCCTCGGACAACGAGGACAACGACGACGGGGAGTGCGCCATCGTGTCGGTGAAGATGGCGCCGGAGATGAGGCAGTCGGTGGCGCTGCTGGCCCAGATCCAGATGAGGCTGGAAGCTCTGGAGAAGAGAAGCGCCCGACTCCACCAGCGGCTGGAGCAGAAGATCGGTCGGCTGCGGCGTCCACATCTGGATCAGCGCAGCTCCATCGCGAAGTCGATCCCCGGCTTCTGGGTGACGGCT CTGCTGAACCATCCTCACCTCTCGGCTCACATCGATGAGGTTGACGAAGACGCTCTCAGCTACATGACCGACCTCGAG atcgaGTCGtttaaaaatgataaattaGGTTACAGGATCCGTTTCCACTTCAGACGGAACCCGTACTTCCAGAACAACATCATCATGAAGGAGCTGCACCTCGGCATGAGAG GAAGTCCCATGTCGTTCTCCAACCCCATCCTGTGGCACCGCGGGCAGAACCTGACGGCCCAAAGCGAACCTCGAAAGTCGTCTCGTGGGGTCTACCACACTTTCTTCAACTGGTTTGGTGACCATAGCAACCCAGGACAAGATGACGTCGCACAG ATTCTGAGGGACGACCTGTACAGAGACCCGCTGAGATACTACATCACGCCGCTGTGGGAACCCAGGGAGAACGGCAG CGGTGCCAGAGAAGCTGGCGACACCAAAAGAGACGAGTGTGTGGTGATTTCCGACTCGGACGATGATCCCGGCGAGGAAGCCGGAGAGGCAAAACAAGGCCCAAGtaaagaggacgaggaggagggggaggaggaggaggaggataacgAAGAGGAagtgggggaggaggaagaagaggaggaggaggaggaggaggaggagaaggggccAAGTGCTG gCACTGATGACAgcgagcaggaagaggaagaggaggaggacgaggcctGA
- the gpr173 gene encoding probable G-protein coupled receptor 173 has translation MANQTFAIDGPGSLLAVLASQSGLARSGGSSNGGGVSATDVSAYFKLVFLGLIICVSLVGNLLVSLLVLRDRTLHKAPYFFLLDLCLADAVRSAACFPFVLVSVHSSSAWTYSAMSCKVVAFMAVLFCFHAAFMLFCVAVTRYLAIAHHRFYAKRMTIWTCAAIVCMVWTLAVAMAFPPVFDVGTYKFIRDEDQCIFEHRYLKTNDTLGFMLMLAVVVLATHGFYAKLLLFEYRHRKMKPVQLVPAISQNWTFHGPGATGQAAANWIAGFGRGPMPPTLLGIRQNLHNQHRRLLGMEEVRSERRLGRMFYTITLLFLVLWAPYIVACFWRVFVKSCSIPHRYLSITVWMSFAQAGVNPIFCLLLNEDLRKVLRAHLPTYWRTKQHLPQDEAYCIM, from the coding sequence ATGGCCAACCAGACCTTTGCCATCGATGGCCCCGGCAGCTTGCTGGCTGTGCTGGCCTCGCAGAGCGGACTGGCGAgaagcggcggcagcagcaacGGCGGCGGAGTCTCTGCCACGGATGTGTCCGCCTACTTTAAGCTGGTCTTCTTGGGTCTGATCATCTGTGTGAGCCTCGTAGGCAACCTCTTGGTCTCTCTGCTGGTCTTACGAGACAGGACACTTCACAAGGCTCCCTACTTCTTCCTCCTGGACCTGTGCCTGGCCGACGCGGTCCGCTCCGCCGCTTGTTTCCCTTTCGTGCTGGTTTCCGTCCACAGCAGCTCGGCCTGGACTTACAGCGCCATGAGTTGTAAAGTCGTGGCTTTTATGGCTGTGCTGTTTTGCTTTCACGCTGCCTTCATGCTGTTCTGCGTGGCCGTCACCCGCTACCTTGCCATCGCCCACCACCGGTTCTATGCCAAGCGCATGACTATCTGGACCTGCGCCGCCATCGTTTGCATGGTGTGGACTCTGGCCGTCGCCATGGCGTTCCCGCCGGTCTTTGACGTGGGGACGTACAAGTTCATCCGTGATGAGGATCAGTGCATTTTTGAACACCGCTACTTGAAGACCAACGACACCCTGGGCTTCATGCTCATGCTGGCTGTGGTGGTTCTGGCCACCCACGGTTTCTACGccaagctgctgctgttcgAGTACAGGCACCGTAAAATGAAACCCGTCCAGCTGGTCCCGGCTATCAGCCAGAACTGGACCTTCCACGGCCCCGGGGCCACAGGTCAAGCCGCAGCCAACTGGATCGCAGGGTTCGGCCGCGGTCCCATGCCACCAACTCTGTTGGGCATCAGGCAAAATTTACACAATCAACACCGGCGGCTGCTTGGGATGGAAGAAGTGCGGTCCGAGAGGAGGCTGGGTAGGATGTTCTACACCATCACCTtgctcttcctcgtcctctggGCTCCCTACATCGTGGCGTGCTTCTGGAGGGTGTTTGTCAAGTCGTGCTCCATCCCTCACAGGTACCTCTCCATCACGGTGTGGATGAGTTTCGCCCAAGCCGGAGTCAATCCCATCTTCTGTCTCCTACTTAACGAGGACTTGAGGAAAGTGCTGAGAGCTCACCTGCCCACCTACTGGAGGACTAAACAACACCTGCCCCAGGACGAGGCCTACTGCATCATGTGA
- the wdr13 gene encoding WD repeat-containing protein 13 produces the protein MAAVWQQVLAVDARYNAYRTPTFPQFRTQYIRRRSQLLRENAKCGFEPGLRRQYLRLRSQLLALRYGPLSEQSSFRASSVRSSRTTLDRMEDFEEDPRAQGARGHRRSVSRGSYQLQAQMNRAVYDERPPGSLVPTSVAEASRAMAGDTTLSENYAFAGMHHIFDQHVDSAVPRLQFANDDKHLLACCSLDGTLSIMTLSPTPPSVKATLKGHGGPVTDFAWSLSNDVIVSTSLDGTLRIWNTEDGRCIREVRDPESSELLCCTFQPMNNNLTVVGNSKHHLQVVNISTGKKVKGGSSKLTGRVLSLSFDAPGRILWAGDDRGSIFSFLFDMATGKLTKAKRLVVSEGSSICSISARSWISREARDPSLLINACVNKLLLYRVVDNDGTLQLKRSFPIQHGSQLVHSIFCPLMSFRQGACVVTGSEDACVYFFDVERNTKPIVNKLQGHGGPVLDVSFNCDESLLASADSTGMVIIWRREQK, from the exons ATGGCAGCTGTTTGGCAGCAGGTTCTGGCAGTGGACGCGAG GTACAATGCTTACCGCACGCCGACGTTCCCTCAGTTCAGGACTCAGTACATCCGCAGGCGCAGCCAGCTGCTCAGGGAGAACGCCAAGTGTGGCTTTGAGCCGGGGCTGCGCAGGCAGTACCTGAGGCTGCGCAGCCAGCTGCTGGCCCTGCGCTACGGGCCCCTGTCTGAGCAGAGCAGCTTCAGGGCCAGCAGCGTGCGCAGCTCCCGCACCACGTTGGACCGCATGGAG GACTTTGAGGAGGACCCCCGCGCCCAAGGTGCCCGTGGTCACCGCCGCTCCGTCAGCAGAGGCTCCTACCAGCTGCAAGCCCAGATGAACCGAGCCGTCTACGATGAGCG CCCTCCGGGCAGCTTGGTGCCGACGTCCGTGGCCGAGGCCAGTCGGGCGATGGCCGGAGACACGACTCTGAGTGAAAACTATGCTTTCGCTGGCATGCACCACATATTCGACCAACACGTGGACTCTGCCG TTCCACGGCTGCAGTTCGCCAACGACGACAAGCACCTCCTCGCTTGCTGCTCACTGGACGGCACCCTGTCGATCATGACGTTGTCCCCGACGCCTCCCAGCGTTAAGGCGACCCTGAAGGGTCACGGCGGGCCCGTCACAGACTTCGCTTGGTCTCTGAGCAACGACGTCATCGTGTCCACGTCGCTCGACGGGACTCTGCGTATTTGGAACACGGAGGACGGCCGATGCATCAGAGAGGTCAGAGACCCGGAGTCCAGCGAGTTGCTCTGCTGCACTTTCCAGCCCATGAATAACAACCTGACTGTG GTGGGAAACAGCAAGCACCACCTGCAGGTGGTGAACATCTCCACCGGGAAGAAGGTGAAGGGGGGCTCCAGTAAGCTGACGGGCCGCGTGCTGTCTCTGTCCTTTGATGCTCCAGGCCGGATCCTCTGGGCGGGTGACGACAGGGGGAgcatcttctccttcctctttgacATGGCTACCG gGAAGCTGACCAAAGCCAAGCGGCTGGTGGTGAGTGAAGGAAGCTCCATCTGCAGCATATCTGCTCGGTCCTGGATTAGCCGGGAAGCCAGGGACCCCTCCCTGCTCATCAACGCCTGCGTCAACAAGCTGCTGCTGTACag GGTGGTGGACAATGACGGCACGCTGCAGCTGAAGAGAAGCTTCCCCATCCAGCACGGCTCCCAGCTGGTTCACAGCATCTTCTGTCCCCTCATGTCTTTCCGGCAGGGGGCCTGCGTGG TGACTGGCAGCGAGGACGCCTGTGTGTACTTCTTTGACGTGGAACGCAACACCAAGCCCATCGTGAACAAGCTGCAGGGCCACGGGGGCCCGGTGCTGGACGTCAGCTTCAACTGTGACGAGAGTTTACTGGCATCTGCCGATTCCACGGGCATGGTCATCATCTGGAGGCGGGAGCAAAAGTGA
- the LOC137905009 gene encoding protein-serine O-palmitoleoyltransferase porcupine-like produces MGVFGRQRFFQELAPGCLLPTAQQGLEQVWQLLLICLLCRLLWMLGLPSFLKHLSTVAGGFYTLYLFFELHMIWVVLLSLLCYLFLFLCRHSTMRGAFLSVTVLIYLLLGELHMMDTTNWHKMRGSQMVVAMKAVSLAFDLDRGVVTGVPSPIEFMGYIYFVGTVIFGPWISFNSYRDALEGRRLSLPWLLKASVSWLKSQACLVVSNCVAPYLFPYFIPVYGDELLRSKKRRKIRGTPAKWLLAYENTMSFHFSNYFVGYLSETTATLAGAGFTEEKENLKWDVTVSKPLDVEFPRSMGEVVTSWNLPTSRFLHTYVFKRALQFGTFYAVMATYTASALLHGLSFHLAAVLVSLGVITYVEHVLRKRLAAIFSACVLSRKCRANCTHRNKKALWVYMINIAFSALAILHLTYLGSVFNSSVDYLDDDDDEDDIAHHTIQKWSELSWTSHWLTFGCWVLYRLIL; encoded by the exons ATGGGCGTGTTCGGCCGCCAGAGGTTCTTCCAGGAACTGGCCCCCGGCTGCCTGCTGCCCACCGCCCAGCAGGGCCTGGAGCAGGTGtggcagctgctgctgatctgcCTGCTGTGCCGGCTCCTCTGGATGCTGG GCCTCCCGTCTTTCCTGAAACACCTGAGCACCGTCGCGGGGGGGTTCTACACGCTCTACCTGTTCTTCGAGCTCCACATGATCTGGGTGGTGCTGCTCAGCCTCCTCTGctacctcttcctcttcctgtgccGCCACTCGACCATGCGAGGCGCCTTCCTCTCCGTCACGGTGCTCATCTACCTGCTGCTGGG AGAGCTGCACATGATGGACACGACCAACTGGCACAAGATGAGAG GTTCGCAGATGGTGGTCGCCATGAAAGCCGTCTCTCTGGCCTTCGACCTGGACCGAGGCGTTGTGACCGGCGTGCCGTCGCCCATCGAGTTCATGGGCTACATTTACTTTGTGGGCACAGTCATCTTTGGCCCCTGGATCAGCTTCAACAGCTACAGAGACGCTTTGGAGGGACGGAGGCTG AGCCTTCCGTGGCTGCTGAAAGCGTCCGTTAGCTGGCTGAAGAGCCAAGCCTGCCTCGTTGTCTCCAACTGCGTGGCCCCCTACCTCTTCCCATATTTCATCCCAGTCTATGGAGACGAGCTGCTACGAAG caaaaagaggagaaaaatcaG AGGAACGCCAGCGAA GTGGCTGCTGGCGTACGAGAACACAATGTCCTTCCACTTCAGCAACTACTTCGTCGGCTACTTGAGCGAGACCACCGCCACTCTGGCCGGGGCGGGCTTCacggaggagaaggaaaaccTGAAATG GGACGTGACTGTATCCAAACCGCTGGACGTAGAGTTCCCCCGGTCCATGGGCGAAGTGGTAACATCGTGGAATCTGCCCACGTCTCGCTTCCTGCACACCT ATGTTTTTAAGCGGGCCCTCCAGTTCGGAACGTTCTATGCCGTCATGGCGACGTATACAGCCAGCGCCCTCCTGCAC GGTTTGAGCTTCCATCTGGCCGCGGTGCTCGTGTCTCTCGGAGTCATCACGTACGTCGAGCACG tgttgcGGAAGAGGCTTGCGGCCATTTTCAGCGCCTGTGTGCTGTCGAGGAAATGTCGGGCTAACTGCACTCACAGGAACAAAAAG gcaCTATGGGTGTATATGATCAACATCGCCTTCAGTGCTTTGGCAATCCTCCACCTGACGTACTTGGGCTCTGTGTTCAACTCCAGTGTGGACTACctggacgatgatgatgatgag gatgatATAGCGCACCATACCATTCAGAAGTGGTCAGAGCTGAGCTGGACGAGCCACTGGCTCACGTTCGGGTGCTGGGTTTTGTACCGTCTCATCCTCTAa